The genomic DNA TTGCCTCAAACTTGGGTCAGCCAAACTGCACAAAGCTGCGCTGGTTAATATGTTATTTTCAGTGAAAGTCACAACAATAGCATGCTGCTTTCACCATTTGGCTAAACTGTAATTTATCACACAGGTGAGAGAAAATGTGAGAGAAAGAGTGGCTTGCTCATTCTCAGAGCTTTAAAGTTGTCAGCATACTTCAGTCACTACAAACCCATGGGAGTAATTAACTTAATCCCAAAAGCTCATCaataacacatacagtaaaaaagATTGCTGTTCTTGCTAAAGCAATTGCAGTGATCTCATCGATGCACCGTTTCTTTCTGGCTCAAAAATAACGCTTGAAAATCTTTAGGAAGTTCTTGCAATTACTAGACATATGGGCACCCTGCTCAGGCAATAGAGCACTCTTCCATTTGTCAACAGTTGTGGAGCCACCTCATTCATCAGCAAGAAGCTGATGCTGTGAAACCAGCTGAGATCTCTGCTTACACATTTTTTGCTAGGCCGATAATAGCAATGAGAAAACCGTACGtctttttgtttagtttaattTACCTAAAACATATCACAGCACATTATattgtttatgttctgtttctatagaaggcTACCATAAAGTGTGATAAATGGAAAATTACCAACATTCCAAGGTTTTCTCATGTAGTTTTCTTTACTCAAATAACATAGGACTAAGGCTGAACAGTCAAAAAACTATTGACAGCGTTCATATGGAAACTATTACAATTCAGTCTTCTAAAAGTAGACCGTCTGTTTACTTTAATTCCAAGTTATTGTGATATATATTTAGTGTAAAAGGCAGGGTAAGTGTATACTTAAGGTTTGGATAGCGTGTGCAGCTTTTAGCTGCTCCTCTTACTGTAATTAAAGCTCCCCCTGTGTTAAGAgcttgtgggtgtgtgtgaatgtgggtCTGCAATATTTTTTGTGATACACACTGAATACttatgtgcttttgtgtgtgagtACGGTCAGTGCTTGAGTCTGGTGAGTATAATCTGAAATGCATTAACTTTATGTTAGCGTTCACAAGATAGTTTGTTGGATGCATTTGTAAAATGGGCTAATAGGCTATTTTACTGCTTTTCCATCTGTACCTTTTCATGGGCCCTTGGCCGGGTGAGCTGCAACCGTGTCATTATGTGTGCTGCCCGGAACAGTGTATATATACTCTGTCCTCTGCAGGGACGGGCATCCCCATCAGGGTCTGCCTTTACCACCCTCCATATGGTGCCTCGTCATTAGTTTTCTGTTGCCCTGGTGCCTGGGAGGTTCATCAAACCCCAGAGTCCAATCTCTCCACAGCCTATTTCTACTCTACTGTGACATTTCTCTCTCTGGCCAATCGGATAAGTCACACATGGCTTCACCGCACGAAAGAACAACAGCAGCCTCAAGCAGATGTTGCTCTGCAGACTGCCCATGGAGTGGGAAACTGGGTTTCAAGAACATTATCTCAGTTATTGTTAAAGAGTTCACTATGTCTTGGAAGGGGAGAGGTGGTTTTAAGGCTATGAGCTAAGACCTCAGAGTTCACATCATTGTGAAGGATAAAAATGCAgtacgttgtttttttttgttttgtttttttttaacagtaatttgagatatgaatgaataaaatggGTCCTCTGTAGCCTTCTTTTTTCTCCAGGGCAGTTCACATTTGTACAAAGATATAATTCTCTTgagtagaaaaataaataaattgagcaATCACAGCAAAGCATGATGGGATAATAGTGAttgaacaataaaaaataaaaaaaagtattattttgAGTGGGGTTTGTTGTACTCAAGGTAAGGAAGAGCAACGTTATTTTTGCCACTTTTATTCTGTAATATGACCAATATTTTTCATATTCAAGtgtgtatgaaaaaaagtcactggTTTCTTAAAAAGCTAAATACAATAAGCATTGGATCAAGGCACATACAAGACTGGCCAAAGGGCATACAATGCACTTTGGTTTTCAATTGTTAAGAACAGTTAACTTCAAATTGTGGAAACATAATAGTGTGTTCATTtggaaaataatacaaaataatactcATAACAAGGAGTTGCTGACACTGTGATAATTCTAATGAAAGCCaacatgttttgtctttttggcCCTGGTGACTAGAATGACGTACGTGGTACATGGTACTAAAGAATGCCGCCATTGTCGTTTGGCCATTGTTGGCTTTTACAAATAGAGATAGTGGGGGGTCCTCTGTGTCAGCCTGTCCAGTCTACTTGTTTTGAGGAGCAGAGATCTCCTTAAGGTCGGTGTGCTTTATCTGCCCTGTGCTGTGGTCTACAATCCTATAAGAAACACTGAAACCCTGCTTGGGTTGCTTTGCTGTGTTTCCTCTTCTtgcaaaacagaaagaaaaaaatcacacactGAACAAAGCAGAGAAATACAGCATGGCACCTCATCTTTAGTTATTTGTACTCCAAACCAGGTGAATACTAGAACAAGACTCTTGGTCCATATTCTGTGGAGACAGCTACTGACTGCTCATTCTTTTCGAGGGCAACATGCCTGCTTTGCAAATTAGTTGATCAGCTGTGCCTTAGTTTActtcatgttatttttttgtcttttagttTTTCAGACAGCCACAAAGTTAAAAGAATGACCTGTGCTTATACTACAAGGTTTTCTAAGGTCTGATTGTTTAACACAGCAATGAAAACCCACTTTCACAGTTGACAAGTCATCATATCTCAGTAGAACACAAAGTTTCTTTTAGTTGGTCGATAACCTTAAGCAAAGGAAATACAGTACAAATTACTACAAATTCCTAAAATATAGAATTGCAGTTAGTTACAATACCCACTCATAGTTCAGTGATGGCCTGCAACTGGAACGTTCTTCGTCCTCATAAAATGTccttaaatataaattatatggCAAATGTACAGAACATTGCTTCCTTAGTCTTATAGATCCAGTGTTTTGTAAAAGTCTTGCCACTCTTTATGTCACACACTCATCATGAATGGCCATGCGCAATATCATGAATGGGAATGGTCTGAATCTGGTATTCCACTGTCTCTGTAGCTCCTGTTGTTAATACTGTTCTCGTTATGTGGGCTTTTGTATAAAGTCAGGCCATTAGGCGGGAAAATCGTGTGTATCACAAACTCTTCCTTGGACACAGGCAGGTTATTTATAGGTATCATTTGAAAAGATGTCTCTCGTATTTCTAGGATGGAGTTGTCCTTCTTAGTGCCAGCCTCAGCATAGTCATCCTTTCTCCGACGGCCTTTGTTGTAGTTGCAGTTCCTTGAAAAAAGTGAACCGTTCCTGTGGACATACCAACACACCAATGCCAACATGATTATTGCCAAAAGAGCCACAGCCCCTCCAATGATAGCAGCCAAAGGCAGACTGGAATTTTTGTAAGGCTCTTTCTCCTGCTCTCTGTTTAAAGTTGTAGTCGGGTTGTATGATTTGTGAGAACCAGTCTCTGTCTCGATGCAAACAGGGGTCTCATCTGACAGATAAATATTGCTGGTCTCCATGGGAACCATGCATATCCTATAGGAAGACTCTGGCTCCAGTGCCGTGAGCAGGTACTCCTTCCTCTCCCCCTGCACAATTGTCTCAGTGATGGAGCCAAAGGCAGGGCTGTGTCCCAGCTTTAGCCAGCTGAGCCGTAGGGCAGTCATGGGCTGCGACACTCTCCATGATATGTGTATTGCATCTGCACTAGTTGACTTTACACTGATGGTGATGATCTTTCTGCCTGAAGAGGTGGTAGTGCTGTGGTAATTCTTACCAATGTCTGGCCCTTTTACTACAGGCCTTTTAGTCACAAACGAGGGCCACTGGGGCTGTGTGGGGCGTAAAATGTTGGAGACTGTGCTTGTCTCATACGTGGGGAGTTCCGAACCTGTGCAGTCAAACATGTCTGTAGTTAGGTCTTTAATTGCCATACCTTTGACCTTATCAGGACCCTGGCACATGAAGCCACGTACATTCACCTTCGACGGCAACGACCGCAGCCAGTCACGCACCCACATCATCCTGCAAGTGCATTGCCAGGGGTTGTTGCGTAGCAGGAGCTGTGTGAGATTGTCCAGATCTTCAAATACACCCTGTGGGAGGCTGCTCAGGTTGTTGCCAGACAGGTCCAAGCGATACAGCTGCCTAAGGAAGGCAAAAGCTCCAGGCGGGACCCGATTAATGTGATTATcttgtagctgcagcttctccaaaCTGTTGCCTGGCAAGTTGGCTGGCGGCGATGTCAAGGAGTTCCTCACTAGCGAGAGCTCAGTCAGGTTGATTAGGTTGATGAGAGCCATCTCCCCAATCCCACGGTTGTTGAGCAGGTTACCATCCAGGATTAGTCGCTTCAGGTTGATGAGATCTTGCAGCGACTGCTCTGAGATGGAGGAGATGCGGTTGTCATCAAAGCGCAGCTCCTCAATGCTCATGGGTAGGCCTGAAGGGATGGTACTTAGGTGGTTTCTGGAGAGAAAAAGCAGTCTGAGGTGGGTACTGTCCCTGAAGGCCCCCTCCTCTATGCTGACTGCAGATACCGAGTTATCATCCAGGTGTAGTTCCTCAATGTAGGGAATTTGAGCTAAAGAGGCATGGGTAATCATCCGAACATTGTTCTCCTGAAGGTGAAGCTCTTTCAGCCCAAGAGGAAGGTTAGTAGGGAACTCGTCCAGATTGTTGCAGTAAAGGTAGATCTTCTCCACATTTGACAGTCTGCGGAGCTCTGCAGGAATGCCCGAACTCTTGATGCGATTGTTTTGCAGAAAGAGCACTGTAGCATCCTGGGGCATACCAGTAGGGATGGAAGTCAGGCCACGGTCATTACAGTAGATGAAGGTCCCATCACAGCGGCAGGCTGAGGGACATGAGGCAGAGGTCACCAGGGGGTTAGCAAGACCCAGCAGCAGCCCGACCCTGATGAGGGAAAGGATAAAGGCCTTGCATTGATGCACCATCTTGAAGCTGTGTTGGCTGGCAGTCTAATCACTCAAGATCCCCTGGGGAAAAGACACAAGGGTACATTAAATGCACAAGGCCTTTTTAAAGGAGAGCCAAATTCTTGTTCTTGTAATTGCTGGGTGTTTGAAATGCTGCCTGCAGCACTTTTTAGATAAAATAACTGCTGAAAGAATCAGTTTAAAATCCTCCTATTACATTTATATGAGTTGATCATTGGGATtgctaaaaaatgtaaaaataaagttcaacagttttttttctttctacaaTTAACTGTTTTCTTCAGAGCCGGCTTCCTACATCACCTATGGATTTCTAGGAGTAGAAGTTTGTAACCTGCATTAGAAATAGAACTGCTTTTTAAGAAATCTTCCAACTTCTGAGCTTTGTGAATTgcatctctgtgtctctgctttTTGGCCCTGACTTGTGAAATGTAATTGCATCCCCTAGTTGTTTTACACATTTCTGTATCTCAAGGCTGCCTTTCATCGCTACAGACCACCAGAGTGAACAAAGTCAGGCTTTGTTCATGCACTGTTGTGGAACTGGCATACTCTTAAGTCCTGTTAGATTTTTACCCATGCCTTTCGCCATTCAAATTCTGTGGTTTAACTGCCTTCTTACAGGGTAGGGAAGAAATATCTCTCCTCACTGAAAATAGGTTTGATAAAAGACTTTAGCACATTAAGATCCAAAAGGGACAGGTATTTTGATGAGGTTACAAGATGATATTTGTTAGCTTCATTTGTCCTTCCACAGCACTATGCTAATACTCTTTACTGTAATTGTGGtatgtttaaaatgtatctAAATACATAAATTAAGATATTC from Sander lucioperca isolate FBNREF2018 chromosome 15, SLUC_FBN_1.2, whole genome shotgun sequence includes the following:
- the flrt3 gene encoding leucine-rich repeat transmembrane protein FLRT3, which gives rise to MVHQCKAFILSLIRVGLLLGLANPLVTSASCPSACRCDGTFIYCNDRGLTSIPTGMPQDATVLFLQNNRIKSSGIPAELRRLSNVEKIYLYCNNLDEFPTNLPLGLKELHLQENNVRMITHASLAQIPYIEELHLDDNSVSAVSIEEGAFRDSTHLRLLFLSRNHLSTIPSGLPMSIEELRFDDNRISSISEQSLQDLINLKRLILDGNLLNNRGIGEMALINLINLTELSLVRNSLTSPPANLPGNSLEKLQLQDNHINRVPPGAFAFLRQLYRLDLSGNNLSSLPQGVFEDLDNLTQLLLRNNPWQCTCRMMWVRDWLRSLPSKVNVRGFMCQGPDKVKGMAIKDLTTDMFDCTGSELPTYETSTVSNILRPTQPQWPSFVTKRPVVKGPDIGKNYHSTTTSSGRKIITISVKSTSADAIHISWRVSQPMTALRLSWLKLGHSPAFGSITETIVQGERKEYLLTALEPESSYRICMVPMETSNIYLSDETPVCIETETGSHKSYNPTTTLNREQEKEPYKNSSLPLAAIIGGAVALLAIIMLALVCWYVHRNGSLFSRNCNYNKGRRRKDDYAEAGTKKDNSILEIRETSFQMIPINNLPVSKEEFVIHTIFPPNGLTLYKSPHNENSINNRSYRDSGIPDSDHSHS